A genomic segment from Necator americanus strain Aroian chromosome III, whole genome shotgun sequence encodes:
- a CDS encoding hypothetical protein (NECATOR_CHRIII.G9750.T2), whose protein sequence is MRGLPARGRSRPKKLVRHRQQHPVRLATLNVGTLTGRSRELADSLRKRRVDICCVQETRWKGSKARELGDGYKLIYHGTSNRNGVGIILNESFRNSVTAVDRLSDRLMAVKVDTGEVELRVVSAYAPQMGCSEEEKACFWEDLEQYVQSLEGEEVLLIGGDFNGHVGSRKDGFESCHGGYGYGARNDDGLRILEYAVASDLIIANTQYRKRKSHLITYTSGGRETQIDFWMLRRQDRRLLQDSKVIPTDHVAAQHHLLVMDLKISRPRKRHPRTETQRIKWWNLKDRKEVFFASVAPSTLPHPTRSVEEMWLSTSSVICLTAENTLGKTTLGKPKVQKATWFWNEEVQAAIREKKSKYKLWWRTRQPEDRGAYLAAKREAKKAVSKAKSDRYKAVYDMLDTREGERAVYRLVRACHRSTLDMEHTKIVKGADGAVLRRSGQILERWREYYNHLCNEEFCHPPIPTVPSVEGPVLPITAVEVSAALAKMKSNKATGPDDIPVDIWKLLGDRGSMWLATLFNKIVAEGRTPDVWQTSVTVPVWKGKGDIADCTSYRPIRLLCHTMKIFERVLEARLRKIVSVSLNQCGFVKDCSTIDAIHAVRILLEKHREKNRSVHLAFLDLEKAFDRVPHELLWMSMRSHRVPEEYVRWTKLLYAKPTSVVRCAVGTSRPFPVRVGVHQGSSLSPLLFILCMDTITKEIQKQHPWTLLFADDVMLASESRDDLQKQVQSWKDQLQQYGLRLNTSKTEYMECGPRIEDGSIRVDGTELNKVNCFKYLG, encoded by the coding sequence atgcgagggctaccggctagaggacgaagccggccaaagaagttagtccgccatcgccagcaacatccagtgcgcttggcaacacttaacgttgggacgcttactggaagaagtcgtgaactggcagacagtctcagaaaacgccgtgttgacatatgttgtgtacaggagactcgatggaaaggctccaaggcaagggaattaggcgatggctacaagctgatctaccacggcacatcaaatcgcaacggcgttggtatcatattgaacgagtcgtttagaaatagcgtcacagcggtggatcgactatcggatcgcttgatggctgtaaaagtagatacaggagaagtggaattgcgagtcgtctctgcttatgcgccacagatgggctgtagtgaagaagagaaggcgtgcttttgggaagatctggagcagtacgtccaatccctggaaggcgaagaagtacttttaatcggaggagacttcaacggacatgtcggttcccggaaagacggattcgagagttgtcatggtggatacggctatggagctcgtaacgacgacgggttgcgaatcctggagtatgctgttgcaagtgacttgatcattgctaacacgcagtatcggaaaagaaaatcgcatttgatcacgtacaccagcggcggtcgtgaaacacaaatagatttctggatgttacgccgacaagatcgccgacttctgcaggattcaaaagtcatccctacagatcatgtcgctgcccaacaccatctgctcgttatggacttgaaaatctcccgtccaaggaagagacatccaaggactgaaacacagcgcatcaaatggtggaatctgaaggatcgaaaggaggtatttttcgcgtccgtggctccatctacacttccccaccctactcgtagtgtggaggaaatgtggttgtctacttccagcgttatatgcttgaccgcggaaaacactctgggaaagacgactctaggtaagccaaaggtacaaaaggctacgtggttttggaacgaggaagttcaggcggcaattcgtgagaagaagtccaagtataagctctggtggaggacgcgtcagcctgaagatcggggtgcttacctagcggcgaagagggaggctaagaaggcagtctccaaggcgaagtcggaccgctacaaggctgtgtacgacatgcttgataccagagaaggcgagcgggcagtgtatcgtttagtcagagcatgtcatcgctcaacgttggatatggagcacaccaagatcgttaagggagctgatggagccgttctgcgccgctctggtcagatcctggagaggtggcgagagtactacaatcacttgtgtaacgaagagttctgtcatcctcccatcccaaccgttcccagcgtcgagggtcctgttctaccaattactgccgtcgaagtcagtgctgccctcgcaaaaatgaagtcgaacaaggcaaccggtcctgatgacatacctgttgatatctggaagctgctaggagatcgagggtccatgtggctcgcaactctatttaacaagatcgttgcagaaggacggactccagacgtttggcaaacttccgtgaccgtgcctgtctggaaagggaaaggagacattgctgactgcacctcgtacaggcctatacgactgctctgccatacgatgaagatttttgagcgtgtcctggaagctcgtctgaggaaaattgttagcgtttcactcaaccagtgcggttttgtgaaggactgcagcactatagatgctatccatgctgtccgaatcctcctggagaaacatcgagagaagaaccgcagtgtgcatcttgcttttctcgatctcgagaaagctttcgaccgtgtcccacatgagctgttatggatgtccatgaggtcgcatagagtaccagaagaatatgtgaggtggacgaagctgctttatgcgaagcctaccagcgttgtacgatgtgctgttggaacaagcaggccattccctgtacgagtaggggttcatcagggttcatccctctcacctctgctgttcatactgtgcatggacacgataacgaaggaaatccagaagcagcatccgtggactctactctttgccgacgatgtcatgctcgcgtcggagtctcgagatgatcttcagaaacaagtgcagtcttggaaggatcagctgcagcaatatggattgcgcctcaacacatcaaaaactgagtacatggagtgcggaccaaggatagaggatggttcaattcgtgttgatggcaccgaattaaacaaggtgaactgcttcaagtaccttggatga
- a CDS encoding hypothetical protein (NECATOR_CHRIII.G9750.T1) has protein sequence MCSSEARAYPRSDAHCPRPGNVANMRGLPARGRSRPKKLVRHRQQHPVRLATLNVGTLTGRSRELADSLRKRRVDICCVQETRWKGSKARELGDGYKLIYHGTSNRNGVGIILNESFRNSVTAVDRLSDRLMAVKVDTGEVELRVVSAYAPQMGCSEEEKACFWEDLEQYVQSLEGEEVLLIGGDFNGHVGSRKDGFESCHGGYGYGARNDDGLRILEYAVASDLIIANTQYRKRKSHLITYTSGGRETQIDFWMLRRQDRRLLQDSKVIPTDHVAAQHHLLVMDLKISRPRKRHPRTETQRIKWWNLKDRKEVFFASVAPSTLPHPTRSVEEMWLSTSSVICLTAENTLGKTTLGKPKVQKATWFWNEEVQAAIREKKSKYKLWWRTRQPEDRGAYLAAKREAKKAVSKAKSDRYKAVYDMLDTREGERAVYRLVRACHRSTLDMEHTKIVKGADGAVLRRSGQILERWREYYNHLCNEEFCHPPIPTVPSVEGPVLPITAVEVSAALAKMKSNKATGPDDIPVDIWKLLGDRGSMWLATLFNKIVAEGRTPDVWQTSVTVPVWKGKGDIADCTSYRPIRLLCHTMKIFERVLEARLRKIVSVSLNQCGFVKDCSTIDAIHAVRILLEKHREKNRSVHLAFLDLEKAFDRVPHELLWMSMRSHRVPEEYVRWTKLLYAKPTSVVRCAVGTSRPFPVRVGVHQGSSLSPLLFILCMDTITKEIQKQHPWTLLFADDVMLASESRDDLQKQVQSWKDQLQQYGLRLNTSKTEYMECGPRIEDGSIRVDGTELNKVNCFKYLG, from the coding sequence atgtgttcttcagaagctagggcgtaccccagaagcgacgcgcattgtcctcgcccgggcaatgtggcaaatatgcgagggctaccggctagaggacgaagccggccaaagaagttagtccgccatcgccagcaacatccagtgcgcttggcaacacttaacgttgggacgcttactggaagaagtcgtgaactggcagacagtctcagaaaacgccgtgttgacatatgttgtgtacaggagactcgatggaaaggctccaaggcaagggaattaggcgatggctacaagctgatctaccacggcacatcaaatcgcaacggcgttggtatcatattgaacgagtcgtttagaaatagcgtcacagcggtggatcgactatcggatcgcttgatggctgtaaaagtagatacaggagaagtggaattgcgagtcgtctctgcttatgcgccacagatgggctgtagtgaagaagagaaggcgtgcttttgggaagatctggagcagtacgtccaatccctggaaggcgaagaagtacttttaatcggaggagacttcaacggacatgtcggttcccggaaagacggattcgagagttgtcatggtggatacggctatggagctcgtaacgacgacgggttgcgaatcctggagtatgctgttgcaagtgacttgatcattgctaacacgcagtatcggaaaagaaaatcgcatttgatcacgtacaccagcggcggtcgtgaaacacaaatagatttctggatgttacgccgacaagatcgccgacttctgcaggattcaaaagtcatccctacagatcatgtcgctgcccaacaccatctgctcgttatggacttgaaaatctcccgtccaaggaagagacatccaaggactgaaacacagcgcatcaaatggtggaatctgaaggatcgaaaggaggtatttttcgcgtccgtggctccatctacacttccccaccctactcgtagtgtggaggaaatgtggttgtctacttccagcgttatatgcttgaccgcggaaaacactctgggaaagacgactctaggtaagccaaaggtacaaaaggctacgtggttttggaacgaggaagttcaggcggcaattcgtgagaagaagtccaagtataagctctggtggaggacgcgtcagcctgaagatcggggtgcttacctagcggcgaagagggaggctaagaaggcagtctccaaggcgaagtcggaccgctacaaggctgtgtacgacatgcttgataccagagaaggcgagcgggcagtgtatcgtttagtcagagcatgtcatcgctcaacgttggatatggagcacaccaagatcgttaagggagctgatggagccgttctgcgccgctctggtcagatcctggagaggtggcgagagtactacaatcacttgtgtaacgaagagttctgtcatcctcccatcccaaccgttcccagcgtcgagggtcctgttctaccaattactgccgtcgaagtcagtgctgccctcgcaaaaatgaagtcgaacaaggcaaccggtcctgatgacatacctgttgatatctggaagctgctaggagatcgagggtccatgtggctcgcaactctatttaacaagatcgttgcagaaggacggactccagacgtttggcaaacttccgtgaccgtgcctgtctggaaagggaaaggagacattgctgactgcacctcgtacaggcctatacgactgctctgccatacgatgaagatttttgagcgtgtcctggaagctcgtctgaggaaaattgttagcgtttcactcaaccagtgcggttttgtgaaggactgcagcactatagatgctatccatgctgtccgaatcctcctggagaaacatcgagagaagaaccgcagtgtgcatcttgcttttctcgatctcgagaaagctttcgaccgtgtcccacatgagctgttatggatgtccatgaggtcgcatagagtaccagaagaatatgtgaggtggacgaagctgctttatgcgaagcctaccagcgttgtacgatgtgctgttggaacaagcaggccattccctgtacgagtaggggttcatcagggttcatccctctcacctctgctgttcatactgtgcatggacacgataacgaaggaaatccagaagcagcatccgtggactctactctttgccgacgatgtcatgctcgcgtcggagtctcgagatgatcttcagaaacaagtgcagtcttggaaggatcagctgcagcaatatggattgcgcctcaacacatcaaaaactgagtacatggagtgcggaccaaggatagaggatggttcaattcgtgttgatggcaccgaattaaacaaggtgaactgcttcaagtaccttggatga